In gamma proteobacterium HIMB55, the genomic stretch AAGATCCACTGGAAGAACAGCTAAAAACCATTACTAGTCGAATTGATGAAGCACTTTTTCAACTTAGACAATTTGAAATTTCTTAATCCCGTCATCTCCCATCAGCTATACTCAGTGCCGACCTGGTGTATTTGCTAGACCGTCAGTCCTCGAGCCGATAATGCACCACCCGGAGATTTCCACTTCTGGCTGTTGTGCAAGCCCGGCGCGACCGGGACGCCTGATGCAGAATGGGGATCACCACCTTGAACCGCTACGGTTCAAGGGCGACACCGTCGGCGGTACTCTGGGTCACACCTAATTTAACAGCGGCTCACGCTATGTCATCAGTGAAAGATGTCTTACGCCACGAGGCGTTGAACCGACGCGCTGCTCTCACCGAAGAGGAGCGAGCGCAGAAAAGCGACGCTGCAATAAGGCATCTACTTCAAATGCCTGTTTTTCAGACAGCGGGCACCGTCGCTATCTACCTGCCGCTCAAAACCGAGCTCGCTATTGATGCTCTGCTGAAAGCTTCCACCCAGCTAACGCAACGCTTTGTGGCGCCTCGGACATTAGCTGACAATCAGATGAGCTTTCACGAAGTAACGGTAAACTCAACGCTCGAGCGAGGGTTCGGAAACATTATGGAGCCGGCTATGAACTCGCCCGTGGTTAGATCAGAGGACATTGATTTATTTCTCGTACCCCTCGCTGCCTGTGATCAGCGGGGAAACCGTCTGGGCTTTGGTGGGGGCTTTTACGATCGGGCACTCGTGAACCAACGTGGATTCAAGCTGGGCGTTGGTTTCACTGTACAGCTCGTCGAACATATCGAGCGCGAGGCTCACGATGTGACGCTCGATGGCTTTATCAGTGAAGATGGGGCGACCTATTTTTGATGTAGGGCGGCAGTGCATCTGTCAAAACGCCCGTTCAATAGATGCTGATCAAATGCTGGTCGCGTTGCCTTAGTCGGTCTGCGCTGCTCTCTATGTCGATCCGTATCTACCTCCATGTAAGGTAGTGTCTACCTGCGTTATTTTTCTATCGGCGCTATTTGTGCAGGTGCAGCTACAGATCCTGAATTATTGTTCGCTGTTAAAGCACTGGCGGCAATCAGCAGCACGAGACCTAGCGTCAACGCACTGAATAGTCCTGGTTTTTGCTTGCCCACGATTTCCCCGGTTTGTTCTTCTGTCGTTCTTGTTTCGTTCTTATTTTTGGCGATTGAAGCGAGCCTCAATCGGAGGAAAGCATAATGGTAATTTGTCACATTTCAAGCGTGCTACTGAAGATAAGCCCTGTAAGCCGGGTTCTCGGACTCTTCCCAATAACGAAAACCTACCCGATCTAAGGTCTCCAGTAGTGCCGATGAGTGGGCTGCGTCGCCCGTGAACCCGACGAGAATTCTTCCATAAGCAGCGCCGTGATTACGGTAGTGGAACATCGAGATATTGAAGTCGTCTCCAAGGGCGTCAAGGAACTTCATCAAGGCGCCTGGGCGCTCAGGGAATTCAACGCGGAAAACCCGTTCGTTCAAGCCATTGCCAGGCTGAGGACCACCTATCATGTAGCGCACATGGAGCTTGGCCATCTCGTTATCTGTGAGATCAAGCGCTTGATAACCCGCCGCCGATAACTTGTTGGTCAACGCCGAAACGTCATTGCTCATAGGCGCAACGGTTAGGCCGACAAACACATTGGCAGAGCTATTGTCTGTGCCACGGTAATTGAACTCGGTGATATTACGTTTACCAATAGCACCACAAAATGCGCGGAAGGCGCCGGGCGTCTCTGGGATGGTCACACTCAGAATGGCCTCACGACGCTCGCCAATATCGGTGCGTTCAGAGATGTAACGCAATCGGTCGAAATTGGTATTGGCACCGCTCAATACGGCAATGACCGACTTACCCTCCAGCCCGTGCTCGCTTATATACGATTTCATCCCTGCGATAGACAACGCACCCGCGGGCTCCGCGATGGCACGAGTGTCGTCAAAGATATCCTTTACCGCGGCACACATTTCATCGGTTGTGGCAGTAATGATCTCATCAACGTATTGACTGATAACGCGATGGGTTTCCTCACCCACCCGCGCAACAGCACAGCCGTCAGCGAACAAGCCCACTTCATCCAGGGTTACACGGCTGCCGTTCTCTCTTGCAGCGAGGGCGCAGGCAGCATCCGCTGGTTCAACACCAATAATCTTTACTTCTGGCCAGACGTGCTTGAGATAAACCGCCATACCCGAGAGCAAGCCACCGCCGCCGCAGGGGATAAAGACGTAATCCGCAGGAGCGCTTGCCTGCCGCGCCACCTCAACGCCAACAGTGCCTTGGCCAGCGATAACACTCGGGTCATCGAAAGGGTGCAGGTAGGTAGCGCCGCGCTTTTCCACGAGCGCATTTGCATATTCCGACGCCTGATCGAAAGCGTCGCCCTGGAGCACGACGTTTGCACCTCGTCGGCGGACGGCATCGACCTTAATGGAGGGCGTGGTAACCGGCATGACAATGGTCGCATCAACACCCAGCTTCTGTGCCGCCAACGCAACACCTTGCGCATGATTGCCCGCAGAGGCAGCAACCACACCTCGCGCGCGCTGCTCAGCTGAGAGCGAGGCCATCTTGTTATACGCCCCACGACACTTAAAGCTAAAAATCGGTTGAAGATCTTCCCGCTTTAGGAATACGTCACAGCCCAACCGCTCGGACAGCGACGGCGCTTCGGTAAGCGGCGTTTCCTTGGCGACATCATAGACGTCAGCACTCAGAATTTTGTCGATGTAGGGGTCAGTCATAGCAAGGCGCAAACAAAAAACGTGAGTTTACGTGATTGCGCTGGGCTTCGCCGCTATTTGTCGACGCTATTTGGGCACACTTTCTCGAGCATCCTTTTACGCAGCCTCGCAACAGAGCATTGTTATGAGGCCTCGCACAGCGTCTCGCTTGAAACTCACAGACTGCCGTTGCTGTATCGCTCTTGCATTTCCGAGAGCGACAGCGGCGTAATCTTCGACGCATGGCCCGCGCAGCCAAAGGCTTCAAATCGCGCACTACAAATATCGCGCATCGCAATGAGGCTCTCTTTGAAGTATTTGCGCGGATCAAATTCGGCTGGGTTTTCAGCCAAGAAGCGGCGAATCGCACCCGTCGATGCGAGTCGTAAGTCGGTGTCGATGTTTACCTTTCGAACGCCGTGCTTGATGCCCTCGACAACCTGCTCAACGGGAACACCGTAAGTCTCAGGAATCTCACCACCGTGTTCATTGATAACCGCTAACCACTCTTGCGGAACGGCCGAGGAGCCGTGCATGACAAGGTGAGTATTAGGGATGTTGGCGTGAATCGCTTTTATGCGATCGATCGCCAAAATATCCCCCGTGGGGGGCCGGGTGAATTTGTATGCACCGTGGCTGGTGCCACAAGCAATGGCGAGAGCATCAACATGGGTATCAGCCACAAACTGCTTCGCCTCGTCGGGATCTGTCAGCATTTGGTCGTGCGTAAGCTTACCCGCGGCACCAACGCCATCCTCCTCGCCAGCTTCACCCGTTTCAAGCGATCCCAAACAACCCAGCTCACCCTCAACTGACACGCCGCAGGCGTGCGACATCTCGACAACCTGTCGTGTCACACTCGCGTTGTAGTCGTAATCCATAGGTGTTTTGCCGTCGGTGCCCAAAGACCCGTCCATCATCACCGAGGTAAAGCCAAGCTGAATGGACCGTTGGCAGACAGCGGGTGAGGTGCCGTGATCCTGATGAACAACGATCGGAATGTGGGGAAACTCCGTGGCGGCCGCTTCCATCAAAGCTCTCAGGAAGGGCGCTCCTGCATACTTCCGG encodes the following:
- a CDS encoding fructose-bisphosphate aldolase, class II, Calvin cycle subtype (PFAM: Fructose-bisphosphate aldolase class-II~TIGRFAM: ketose-bisphosphate aldolases; fructose-bisphosphate aldolase, class II, Calvin cycle subtype) encodes the protein MALISMRQLLDHAAEHQYGIPAFNVNNLEQTRAIMEAADQCDSPVIMQASAGARKYAGAPFLRALMEAAATEFPHIPIVVHQDHGTSPAVCQRSIQLGFTSVMMDGSLGTDGKTPMDYDYNASVTRQVVEMSHACGVSVEGELGCLGSLETGEAGEEDGVGAAGKLTHDQMLTDPDEAKQFVADTHVDALAIACGTSHGAYKFTRPPTGDILAIDRIKAIHANIPNTHLVMHGSSAVPQEWLAVINEHGGEIPETYGVPVEQVVEGIKHGVRKVNIDTDLRLASTGAIRRFLAENPAEFDPRKYFKESLIAMRDICSARFEAFGCAGHASKITPLSLSEMQERYSNGSL
- a CDS encoding 5-formyltetrahydrofolate cyclo-ligase (PFAM: 5-formyltetrahydrofolate cyclo-ligase family~TIGRFAM: 5,10-methenyltetrahydrofolate synthetase) — translated: MSSVKDVLRHEALNRRAALTEEERAQKSDAAIRHLLQMPVFQTAGTVAIYLPLKTELAIDALLKASTQLTQRFVAPRTLADNQMSFHEVTVNSTLERGFGNIMEPAMNSPVVRSEDIDLFLVPLAACDQRGNRLGFGGGFYDRALVNQRGFKLGVGFTVQLVEHIEREAHDVTLDGFISEDGATYF
- a CDS encoding threonine ammonia-lyase, biosynthetic, long form (PFAM: C-terminal regulatory domain of Threonine dehydratase; Pyridoxal-phosphate dependent enzyme~TIGRFAM: threonine ammonia-lyase, biosynthetic, long form); protein product: MTDPYIDKILSADVYDVAKETPLTEAPSLSERLGCDVFLKREDLQPIFSFKCRGAYNKMASLSAEQRARGVVAASAGNHAQGVALAAQKLGVDATIVMPVTTPSIKVDAVRRRGANVVLQGDAFDQASEYANALVEKRGATYLHPFDDPSVIAGQGTVGVEVARQASAPADYVFIPCGGGGLLSGMAVYLKHVWPEVKIIGVEPADAACALAARENGSRVTLDEVGLFADGCAVARVGEETHRVISQYVDEIITATTDEMCAAVKDIFDDTRAIAEPAGALSIAGMKSYISEHGLEGKSVIAVLSGANTNFDRLRYISERTDIGERREAILSVTIPETPGAFRAFCGAIGKRNITEFNYRGTDNSSANVFVGLTVAPMSNDVSALTNKLSAAGYQALDLTDNEMAKLHVRYMIGGPQPGNGLNERVFRVEFPERPGALMKFLDALGDDFNISMFHYRNHGAAYGRILVGFTGDAAHSSALLETLDRVGFRYWEESENPAYRAYLQ